One genomic segment of Amycolatopsis sp. Hca4 includes these proteins:
- the pip gene encoding prolyl aminopeptidase: MDELYPPIAPRAEGFLETGDGHRIRCQEAGNPAGKPVVVLHGGPGSGIAPMARRHFDPAAYRIVLFDQRGSGRSTPDAGDLTANTLWHLVADMELLRERLGIERWQLFGGSWGATLALAYAETHPSRVSEIILRGVFTVRQSELDWIYRGGAAHLFPREWEAFLAPLPAELRADPLAGYAVLLDDPAEEVRHRAAVAWSTWEGATVSVVPQESFVRQYADPAFALTFARLAVHYFTRGAWLDDGQLIRDAGKLADIPGVIVQGRYDTVCPPVTAYELHRAWPGSELKLIEGAGHAVTDPGVLAALRAATDSFRE, from the coding sequence ATGGACGAGCTGTACCCGCCGATCGCCCCGCGTGCCGAAGGGTTCCTGGAAACCGGAGACGGGCACCGGATCCGGTGCCAGGAGGCGGGCAACCCGGCCGGGAAGCCGGTCGTGGTGCTGCACGGCGGCCCGGGCAGCGGGATCGCCCCGATGGCGCGGCGGCACTTCGACCCGGCGGCCTACCGGATCGTCCTGTTCGACCAGCGCGGCTCCGGCCGGTCGACTCCGGACGCCGGCGACCTCACCGCGAACACGCTGTGGCACCTGGTCGCCGACATGGAACTGCTGCGCGAACGGCTCGGCATCGAGCGCTGGCAGCTCTTCGGCGGTTCCTGGGGCGCCACGCTGGCCCTCGCCTACGCCGAGACGCACCCTTCACGCGTCAGCGAAATCATCCTGCGGGGCGTGTTCACCGTGCGGCAGAGCGAGCTGGACTGGATCTACCGCGGCGGCGCGGCGCACCTCTTCCCGCGCGAGTGGGAGGCGTTCCTCGCGCCGCTCCCGGCGGAGCTGCGGGCCGATCCGCTGGCCGGGTACGCGGTGCTGCTGGACGACCCGGCCGAGGAGGTCCGCCACCGCGCGGCGGTCGCGTGGAGCACCTGGGAGGGCGCGACCGTCTCGGTGGTCCCCCAGGAGTCGTTCGTCCGCCAGTACGCCGATCCGGCGTTCGCGCTGACGTTCGCGCGGCTCGCCGTCCACTACTTCACGCGGGGCGCCTGGCTCGACGACGGGCAGCTGATCCGCGACGCGGGCAAGCTCGCGGACATCCCGGGCGTGATCGTCCAGGGCCGCTACGACACGGTGTGCCCGCCGGTCACCGCCTACGAGCTGCACCGGGCGTGGCCCGGTTCGGAGCTGAAGCTGATCGAGGGCGCCGGGCACGCGGTGACCGACCCCGGCGTGCTGGCCGCGCTGCGGGCGGCGACGGACTCATTCCGCGAGTAG
- a CDS encoding TetR/AcrR family transcriptional regulator, translating to MRPRNAAATREAILASALEAFTRAGYDGVGVREIAESAGVTAMLVNRYFGSKEGLFAEVVEAAMAERTVLTGDPETLAADLAASLVRRTAPEAGRLEPFLLMLRSAPNPRAAEILRAGIERHVEKHLADLLPGREQPGPALALSVIAGFWVMRTLLGSTALNGADEEVVRRKLERVFAVLLAE from the coding sequence ATGAGACCCCGCAACGCCGCCGCGACCCGGGAAGCGATCCTGGCCTCCGCGCTCGAAGCGTTCACCCGGGCCGGCTACGACGGTGTCGGCGTGCGCGAGATCGCCGAGTCCGCCGGGGTCACGGCGATGCTGGTCAACCGCTACTTCGGCTCGAAGGAAGGGCTCTTCGCCGAGGTCGTCGAAGCGGCGATGGCCGAGCGGACCGTGCTCACCGGCGACCCGGAGACCCTCGCTGCCGACCTCGCGGCCTCGCTCGTGCGCCGGACCGCGCCGGAGGCCGGGCGGCTCGAACCGTTCCTGCTGATGCTGCGGTCGGCCCCCAACCCGCGGGCCGCCGAAATCCTGCGGGCGGGCATCGAGCGGCACGTCGAGAAGCACCTGGCCGACCTGCTTCCCGGCCGGGAGCAGCCGGGCCCGGCGCTGGCCCTGTCGGTCATCGCCGGGTTCTGGGTGATGCGCACGCTCCTCGGCAGCACCGCGCTGAACGGGGCGGACGAAGAGGTGGTGCGGCGCAAGCTGGAGCGGGTGTTCGCGGTGCTACTCGCGGAATGA
- a CDS encoding SDR family NAD(P)-dependent oxidoreductase, which translates to MDLGIAGKRALVTGSSAGLGEAIARLLAAEGAAVVVHGRNAARTEKVAAEIGAAGVALGDLSTGSGADAVAEAAGDVDILVNNAGAYDHLGWTDATAEDWAAMYEANVVSAVRMIHRCVPGMRERGWGRVVQIGGGLAIQPLAMQPHYTATLAARHNLAVSLARDLAGTGVTSNVVSPGAILVDSVRELLTSIAPAHGWGTEWAEIEHAAARDLVPNDVGRLGRPEEIAAAVGYLVSPAAAYVSGATIRVDGGTIRSVH; encoded by the coding sequence ATGGATCTCGGAATCGCGGGTAAGCGGGCGCTGGTCACCGGTTCGAGCGCGGGTCTCGGCGAGGCGATCGCGCGGCTGCTGGCCGCCGAAGGCGCGGCCGTGGTCGTCCACGGCCGGAACGCAGCCCGGACGGAGAAGGTGGCGGCGGAGATCGGCGCGGCCGGGGTCGCCCTTGGCGATTTGTCGACCGGCTCCGGAGCGGACGCGGTCGCCGAGGCGGCGGGCGACGTCGACATCCTGGTCAACAACGCCGGCGCGTACGACCACCTCGGCTGGACCGACGCGACGGCGGAGGACTGGGCCGCGATGTACGAGGCGAACGTCGTCTCGGCGGTCCGGATGATCCACCGGTGCGTGCCGGGCATGCGCGAGCGCGGCTGGGGCCGGGTGGTCCAGATCGGCGGCGGCCTGGCGATCCAGCCGCTGGCGATGCAGCCGCACTACACGGCGACGCTGGCCGCGCGGCACAACCTGGCGGTGTCACTGGCCAGGGACCTGGCCGGCACCGGCGTGACGTCGAACGTGGTCTCCCCCGGCGCGATCCTGGTGGACTCGGTCCGTGAGCTGCTGACGTCGATCGCCCCGGCCCACGGCTGGGGCACGGAATGGGCGGAGATCGAGCACGCCGCGGCCCGCGACCTGGTGCCCAACGACGTCGGACGGCTGGGCCGTCCCGAGGAGATCGCGGCCGCGGTCGGCTACCTGGTCAGCCCGGCGGCCGCGTATGTGAGCGGCGCGACGATCCGCGTGGACGGCGGCACCATCCGGTCGGTGCACTAG
- a CDS encoding ABC transporter permease: protein MRKLLWTALGLGLAVIYFPLVVVLLNSFNADTTFGFPPTRFTLEWWSRAAANEGALHALWTSVEAGLAATAIALVLGTMAAFALQRYRFFGRNPVSLLIILPIALPGIVTGIALNNAFRTILGIDLGLLTAIIAHATFCIVVVFNNVVARLRRMGGNLEEASMDLGATGFTTFRLVTFPMLRSALLAGGLLAFALSFDEIIVTTFTLGTGMETLPIWIYNNLFRPNQAPIVNVVAAVLIVASTVPVYLAQRLSGDTASGGRL from the coding sequence GTGCGCAAGCTGCTGTGGACGGCGCTGGGGCTCGGCCTGGCGGTGATCTACTTCCCGCTGGTGGTGGTGCTGCTCAACTCGTTCAACGCGGACACCACGTTCGGTTTCCCGCCGACCCGGTTCACCCTGGAGTGGTGGAGCCGCGCGGCGGCCAACGAAGGCGCGCTGCACGCCCTGTGGACGAGCGTCGAGGCCGGACTGGCGGCGACGGCGATCGCGCTGGTGCTCGGCACGATGGCGGCGTTCGCGTTGCAGCGCTACCGGTTCTTCGGGCGCAACCCGGTCTCGCTGCTGATCATCCTGCCGATCGCGCTGCCGGGGATCGTCACGGGCATCGCGCTGAACAACGCGTTCCGCACGATCCTCGGCATCGATCTGGGTCTGCTGACGGCGATCATCGCGCACGCGACCTTCTGCATCGTGGTGGTGTTCAACAACGTCGTGGCGCGGCTGCGGCGGATGGGCGGCAACCTGGAGGAGGCGTCGATGGACCTCGGCGCGACCGGGTTCACGACGTTCCGCCTGGTGACGTTCCCGATGCTGCGCTCGGCGTTGCTGGCGGGCGGCCTGCTGGCGTTCGCGCTGTCGTTCGACGAGATCATCGTGACGACGTTCACCCTCGGCACCGGCATGGAGACGCTGCCGATCTGGATCTACAACAACCTGTTCCGGCCGAACCAGGCACCGATCGTCAACGTGGTGGCGGCGGTCCTGATCGTGGCGTCGACGGTCCCGGTGTACCTGGCCCAACGCCTCTCGGGCGACACGGCATCGGGCGGCCGGCTCTAG
- a CDS encoding ABC transporter permease, protein MTAVSAFFYRKPRLRLGFLLSAPLLWLGLAYLGALAALFVTAFWHTDAFTGQVVIEWSLDNFKTLFTDAVYRTITFRTVGIAALVTVIDAVIAFPMAYAMAKLASPRAQRILVIAVMTPLWASYLVKAYAWRSMLSGNGALSWLSPGYGVTATIMTLSYLWLPYMILPIYAGLDRLPDSLVDASGDLGARSLRTFRSVILPLTFPAIVAGSIFTFSLSLGDYIAVKIVGGTSQMLGNVVYDNIGAANNLPFAATVATVPVVIMLVYLAAVRRTGALDNL, encoded by the coding sequence ATGACCGCCGTTTCGGCCTTCTTCTACCGGAAACCCCGGCTGCGCCTGGGTTTCCTGCTCTCGGCGCCGCTGCTGTGGCTCGGCCTGGCCTACCTTGGCGCGCTCGCCGCGCTGTTCGTCACGGCGTTCTGGCACACCGACGCCTTCACCGGCCAGGTCGTCATCGAGTGGTCGCTGGACAACTTCAAGACGCTGTTCACCGACGCGGTGTACCGCACGATCACCTTCCGCACGGTCGGGATCGCCGCGCTGGTGACGGTGATCGACGCCGTCATCGCGTTCCCGATGGCCTACGCGATGGCCAAGCTCGCCTCGCCGCGGGCGCAGCGGATCCTGGTGATCGCCGTGATGACCCCGCTGTGGGCGAGCTACCTGGTGAAGGCGTACGCGTGGCGCTCGATGTTGTCCGGCAACGGCGCTTTGAGCTGGCTTTCGCCCGGCTACGGCGTGACGGCCACCATCATGACGCTGTCCTACCTCTGGCTGCCGTACATGATCCTCCCGATCTACGCGGGCCTCGACCGGCTGCCGGATTCCCTGGTGGACGCCTCCGGTGACCTGGGCGCCCGCTCGCTGCGGACGTTCCGCTCGGTGATCCTGCCGCTGACCTTCCCGGCGATCGTGGCGGGCTCGATCTTCACGTTTTCGCTGTCACTCGGCGACTACATCGCGGTGAAGATCGTCGGCGGCACGTCCCAGATGCTCGGCAACGTCGTCTACGACAACATCGGCGCGGCCAACAACCTCCCGTTCGCGGCGACGGTGGCGACCGTGCCGGTCGTGATCATGCTGGTGTACCTGGCCGCGGTGCGCCGCACCGGCGCGCTGGACAACCTCTAG
- a CDS encoding ABC transporter substrate-binding protein, with protein MKNRKTRLAGMLGASLLLAACGTSGTSSSAPPGAQGFTPPKLEALKALGQPEGQLNVLAWPGYAENGSNDPKVNWVTPFEQQTGCKVNVKPFGTSDEAVTLMKTGQYDVVSASGDASLRLVASGDAEPVNTALVPNYADVQPFLKDKSWNSVGGTAYGIPHGWGANLLTWRTDKVTPAPNSWSVMFDANSPYKGKVIAYDSPIYIADAALYLQAHRPDLGIKNPYALDDKQFTAAVDLLKQQRPLVSEYWSDYLKESQALKNGDAVVGTAWQVTVNLTKGEGAPLESAVPSEGATGWSDTWMVAAKSAHKTCAYKWLDYIISPKVNAQVAEYFGEAPANTKACAEMTDKTLCDTYHAGDAGYAAKIAYWTTPIPQCLDGRTDVKCKDYGEWTKAWTEIKG; from the coding sequence ATGAAGAACAGGAAGACGCGGCTTGCCGGGATGCTCGGCGCTAGCCTGCTGTTGGCTGCATGTGGCACGTCGGGCACGAGTTCGTCCGCGCCGCCCGGCGCGCAGGGGTTCACCCCGCCGAAGCTCGAAGCGCTCAAGGCGCTCGGGCAGCCGGAAGGCCAGCTGAACGTGCTGGCCTGGCCGGGGTACGCGGAGAACGGCTCCAACGACCCGAAGGTCAACTGGGTCACGCCGTTCGAGCAGCAGACCGGCTGCAAGGTCAACGTCAAGCCGTTCGGGACGTCCGACGAGGCCGTCACGCTGATGAAGACCGGCCAATACGATGTCGTGTCCGCCTCCGGTGACGCGTCGCTGCGGCTGGTCGCCTCCGGGGACGCCGAGCCGGTGAACACCGCGCTGGTGCCGAACTACGCCGACGTCCAGCCGTTCCTCAAGGACAAGTCGTGGAACAGCGTGGGCGGCACGGCCTACGGCATCCCGCACGGCTGGGGCGCAAACCTGCTGACCTGGCGCACCGACAAGGTGACGCCGGCGCCGAACTCGTGGTCGGTCATGTTCGACGCGAACTCGCCCTACAAGGGCAAGGTGATCGCCTACGACTCGCCGATCTACATCGCCGACGCCGCGCTGTACCTGCAGGCGCACCGGCCGGACCTGGGCATCAAGAACCCGTACGCCCTGGACGACAAGCAGTTCACCGCCGCGGTCGACCTGCTGAAGCAGCAGCGGCCGCTGGTCAGCGAGTACTGGTCGGACTACCTCAAGGAGTCGCAGGCGCTGAAGAACGGCGACGCCGTCGTCGGGACCGCCTGGCAGGTCACGGTCAACCTGACCAAGGGCGAAGGCGCGCCGCTCGAGTCCGCCGTGCCCAGCGAAGGCGCGACCGGGTGGTCGGACACCTGGATGGTGGCGGCGAAGTCGGCGCACAAGACGTGCGCGTACAAGTGGCTCGACTACATCATCAGCCCGAAGGTCAACGCTCAGGTCGCCGAGTACTTCGGCGAAGCGCCGGCGAACACGAAGGCGTGCGCGGAGATGACGGACAAGACGCTCTGCGACACCTACCACGCCGGCGACGCCGGGTACGCGGCGAAGATCGCCTACTGGACCACGCCGATCCCGCAGTGCCTCGACGGCCGCACGGACGTCAAGTGCAAGGACTACGGCGAGTGGACCAAGGCCTGGACCGAAATCAAGGGCTGA
- a CDS encoding ABC transporter ATP-binding protein, whose protein sequence is MRLAVPNQAPTTESRDEPAAPESTGPAIRLSGLRKHFGDVHAVDGVDLDIPPGEFFSMLGPSGSGKTTVLRMIAGFELPTEGTIELDGHDVSRLAPFERDVNTVFQDYALFPHMSVQQNVEYGLRVKRVPKQQRRERALEALKTVRLEDYGSRKPAQLSGGQRQRVALARALVNRPKVLLLDEPLGALDLKLRQAMQLELKQIQRDVGITFVFVTHDQDEALTMSDRIAVFNDGKIEQVGPPEEVYERPASAFIAGFVGTSNLLGGRGAESVIGRPGLFSIRPEKIRIDADLSEPAAAGDTSATGTVTDVVYAGATVRYSVALDAGGRLSVVRQNTDGVLADGRVRLSWRNEHSFQVQ, encoded by the coding sequence GTGAGGCTGGCCGTGCCGAACCAAGCACCCACCACCGAGTCCCGGGACGAGCCCGCGGCACCGGAAAGCACCGGCCCGGCCATCCGGCTTTCCGGGCTGCGCAAGCACTTCGGTGACGTCCACGCGGTCGACGGCGTCGACCTCGACATCCCGCCGGGCGAGTTCTTCTCGATGCTCGGCCCGTCCGGCTCCGGCAAGACCACGGTGCTGCGCATGATCGCCGGGTTCGAGCTGCCCACCGAGGGCACGATCGAGCTCGACGGCCACGACGTCAGCCGGCTGGCGCCGTTCGAGCGGGACGTCAACACGGTGTTCCAGGACTACGCGCTGTTCCCGCACATGAGCGTGCAGCAGAACGTCGAGTACGGCCTGCGCGTCAAGCGCGTCCCGAAGCAGCAACGCCGGGAGCGCGCGCTCGAAGCGCTGAAGACCGTGCGGCTGGAGGACTACGGCTCGCGCAAGCCCGCGCAGCTGTCCGGCGGCCAGCGCCAGCGCGTCGCCCTCGCCCGCGCGCTGGTCAACCGGCCCAAGGTGCTGCTGCTCGACGAACCGCTCGGTGCACTCGACCTCAAGCTGCGGCAGGCGATGCAGCTGGAGCTCAAGCAGATCCAGCGGGACGTCGGCATCACGTTCGTCTTCGTCACCCACGACCAGGACGAAGCGCTCACCATGAGCGACCGGATCGCGGTGTTCAACGACGGGAAGATCGAGCAGGTCGGCCCGCCCGAAGAGGTCTACGAACGGCCCGCGAGCGCGTTCATCGCCGGGTTCGTCGGGACGTCGAACCTGCTCGGCGGCCGCGGTGCCGAGAGCGTCATCGGGCGGCCGGGGCTGTTCAGCATCCGGCCGGAGAAGATCCGCATCGACGCCGACCTGTCCGAGCCCGCCGCGGCCGGGGACACCAGCGCGACCGGCACGGTCACCGACGTCGTCTACGCCGGGGCGACCGTGCGGTACTCGGTCGCCCTCGACGCCGGCGGCCGGCTTTCGGTGGTGCGGCAGAACACCGACGGCGTCCTCGCGGACGGCCGGGTCCGGCTGAGCTGGCGGAACGAACACAGCTTCCAGGTCCAGTAG
- a CDS encoding gamma-aminobutyraldehyde dehydrogenase translates to MQELKHYVGGAYVESKSGRTAEITDPVTGRPYCTAPIAGPEDVDNALQVAATAFETWRETTPAQRQLALLKLADALEARAEELVKTESANTGKPVALTMAEEIPMILDQVRFFAGAARVLEGRAAGEYMEGHTSFVRREPVGVCAQVTPWNYPLLMAIWKIAPALAAGNTIVLKPSDTTPASTLLLAEIAGEFFPPGVFNVVCGDRDTGRALVEHDIPAMVSITGSVRAGIEVAKSAATDVKRVHLELGGKAPVIVFGDADLEAAAEAIAVAGYFNGGQDCTAATRVLVADDVHDTFVAALTRQAETTKTGRPDDEDVAYGPLNNATQLERVAGFIDRLPGHATVHCGGHRVGEEGYFYEATVVSGVRQDDEISQNEIFGPVITVQRFSDEAEALKAANAVQYGLASSVWTRDHQRAMRAAAKLDFGCVWINTHIPLVAEMPHGGFKKSGYGKDLSLYGLEDYTRVKHVMSAL, encoded by the coding sequence GTGCAGGAGCTGAAGCACTACGTCGGCGGCGCGTACGTGGAGTCCAAGTCGGGCCGGACGGCCGAGATCACCGACCCCGTCACCGGCCGCCCCTACTGCACCGCCCCGATCGCCGGGCCCGAAGACGTCGACAACGCGTTGCAGGTCGCCGCGACCGCGTTCGAGACCTGGCGCGAAACGACCCCGGCCCAGCGCCAGCTCGCGCTGCTCAAGCTGGCCGACGCCCTCGAAGCCCGCGCCGAAGAACTGGTGAAGACCGAGTCCGCGAACACCGGCAAGCCGGTCGCGCTGACGATGGCCGAAGAGATCCCGATGATCCTCGACCAGGTCCGGTTCTTCGCCGGAGCCGCGCGCGTGCTCGAAGGCCGTGCCGCCGGTGAGTACATGGAGGGCCACACCTCCTTCGTCCGCCGCGAACCCGTCGGCGTCTGCGCGCAGGTCACGCCGTGGAACTACCCGCTGCTGATGGCGATCTGGAAGATCGCGCCCGCCCTCGCCGCGGGGAACACGATCGTCCTCAAACCCTCCGACACCACCCCGGCGTCGACGCTGCTGCTCGCCGAGATCGCCGGCGAGTTCTTCCCGCCCGGCGTGTTCAACGTGGTTTGCGGTGACCGCGACACCGGCCGCGCCCTGGTCGAGCACGACATCCCGGCGATGGTGTCGATCACCGGCTCGGTCCGGGCGGGCATCGAGGTCGCGAAGTCGGCCGCCACCGACGTCAAGCGCGTGCACCTCGAACTCGGCGGCAAGGCGCCGGTCATCGTCTTCGGCGACGCCGACCTCGAAGCCGCCGCCGAGGCCATCGCCGTCGCGGGGTACTTCAACGGCGGCCAGGACTGCACCGCCGCCACCCGCGTGCTGGTCGCCGACGACGTGCACGACACCTTCGTCGCCGCGCTCACCCGGCAGGCCGAGACTACGAAGACCGGACGGCCGGACGACGAAGACGTCGCCTACGGCCCGCTCAACAACGCCACCCAGCTCGAACGGGTGGCCGGGTTCATCGACCGGCTGCCCGGGCACGCGACCGTCCACTGTGGCGGGCACCGGGTCGGCGAGGAAGGTTACTTCTACGAAGCCACCGTGGTCTCCGGCGTCCGCCAGGACGACGAGATCAGCCAGAACGAGATCTTCGGCCCGGTCATCACCGTCCAGCGGTTCTCCGACGAAGCCGAGGCGCTCAAGGCCGCGAACGCCGTGCAGTACGGCCTCGCGTCGTCGGTCTGGACCCGCGACCACCAGCGGGCCATGCGCGCCGCCGCGAAGCTCGACTTCGGCTGCGTCTGGATCAACACGCACATCCCCCTGGTCGCCGAGATGCCGCACGGCGGGTTCAAGAAGTCCGGCTACGGCAAGGACCTCTCCCTCTACGGCCTCGAGGACTACACGCGCGTCAAGCACGTGATGAGCGCACTGTGA
- a CDS encoding FadR/GntR family transcriptional regulator, which yields MRKGMSHSARSAMFAPLGQVGRAEAVAARLVDAITLGLLADSEQLPSEADLAAQFGVSTVTVREALVALRQQGLVETRRGRSGGSFVRAPANPPPDEWRSRLREVSLSDLRDVGDHYLAIAGAAAKLAAERSSPEDVARLRLATEDLRTAGGIDFTRAERQFHLEVAAAAQSPRLTHEEVHLQSELGGLLWLPLGPSAPSCEEHAAITAAISSADGELARKLTEEHVLAALDRLADVHLGLLAP from the coding sequence ATGCGCAAGGGCATGTCGCACAGCGCGCGGTCCGCCATGTTCGCGCCGCTCGGCCAGGTCGGCCGGGCGGAGGCGGTGGCGGCGCGGCTGGTCGACGCCATCACGCTCGGCCTGCTCGCCGACTCCGAGCAACTGCCCAGCGAAGCCGACCTGGCCGCGCAGTTCGGCGTCTCGACCGTGACGGTCCGGGAAGCGCTGGTGGCCCTGCGGCAGCAGGGGCTGGTCGAAACGCGGCGGGGGCGCAGCGGCGGCAGCTTCGTCCGCGCGCCGGCCAACCCTCCCCCGGACGAGTGGCGTTCGCGGCTGCGCGAGGTGTCGTTGTCCGATCTGCGGGACGTCGGCGACCACTACCTCGCGATCGCCGGGGCCGCGGCCAAGCTCGCCGCCGAGCGCAGCTCGCCCGAGGACGTCGCCCGGCTGCGGCTGGCGACCGAGGACCTCCGCACGGCAGGCGGCATCGACTTCACCCGGGCGGAACGGCAGTTCCACCTGGAGGTGGCGGCGGCCGCGCAGTCACCGCGGCTGACGCACGAAGAGGTCCACCTGCAGAGCGAGCTGGGCGGGCTGCTGTGGCTGCCGCTCGGGCCGTCGGCGCCCTCGTGCGAGGAGCACGCGGCGATCACCGCGGCGATTTCCTCGGCCGACGGCGAACTGGCCCGCAAGCTGACGGAGGAGCACGTGCTGGCCGCCCTCGACCGGCTCGCGGACGTGCACCTCGGCCTGCTCGCCCCGTAA
- a CDS encoding cache domain-containing protein, whose protein sequence is MNDTRTLAGDEVVEQVSALVEGVFERLKPLLAAAESVLAEAPSAAGLHRIRPQVTDALGGLIIGAGFVSAPNVLTDSEFGFEWWTGSSAEPAQLFISLDPASPNFLDYTRQSWFTVPRDTGRRHINGPYVDYLCTDEYTLTFTIPVFRAGSFAGVVGADVYVREFERAVRPRLRSLGRGAALLNAQGRVIVSNSVRQPTGSLVREADVPAWWSAGAAPGPELRRCGDSPIVLVTGAQGPPISA, encoded by the coding sequence GTGAACGACACCCGCACGCTGGCAGGCGACGAGGTCGTCGAGCAGGTTTCCGCTCTGGTGGAAGGCGTTTTCGAGCGGCTCAAGCCCCTGCTGGCGGCGGCCGAGTCGGTACTGGCGGAGGCGCCGTCCGCGGCGGGCCTGCACCGGATCCGCCCGCAGGTCACCGACGCGCTCGGCGGGCTGATCATCGGCGCGGGCTTCGTCAGCGCCCCGAACGTGCTGACCGACTCGGAATTCGGCTTCGAGTGGTGGACGGGCTCGTCCGCGGAGCCGGCCCAGCTGTTCATCAGCCTCGACCCGGCGAGCCCGAACTTCCTGGACTACACCAGGCAGTCCTGGTTCACGGTCCCCCGCGACACCGGCCGGCGGCACATCAACGGGCCGTACGTGGATTACCTGTGCACCGACGAGTACACGCTGACGTTCACGATCCCGGTGTTCCGCGCCGGTTCGTTCGCCGGGGTGGTGGGCGCGGACGTCTACGTCCGCGAATTCGAGCGCGCGGTACGGCCGCGGCTGCGGTCACTCGGCCGCGGGGCGGCGTTGCTGAACGCGCAGGGGCGGGTGATCGTGTCGAACAGCGTCCGCCAGCCGACGGGGTCGTTGGTCCGCGAGGCGGACGTCCCGGCGTGGTGGTCGGCGGGGGCGGCGCCCGGGCCGGAGCTGCGGCGGTGCGGTGATTCGCCGATCGTGCTGGTGACCGGGGCTCAGGGGCCACCCATCAGTGCGTAA
- a CDS encoding PucR family transcriptional regulator produces MALTLAALAAERPLGLRVLTGEDVLDRPIGWVHPTELTDPQAFLEGGELLLTTGLALDEGTSPAYVRRLVDAGVAGLGFGVGLSHESVPRSLVETAAAVGLPVLEVPRKTPFIAITRAVSRAVAADEYATTVRIGRAQQELTRTAVGQGGPAGVLRKLAKLVDGWALLFERTTVTEAAPASARAYGPSLREELERLRTGTRVVALDGREVVLQTLDTSARRVLAVGAPLDTAGRHIVNTAVSVLSLALEQDRAQATARQALRTGLLELLAGGQAELALRVLAATGAEPPRAPWSVLVFLGPPAARRKLLDALEDEVFAARSGASVAVFGAGAVVDTVAEAALRIGGLHGGVAGPVSAGDFAAGLEQAELAARAAEAEGKILVSAAEHTGRGLLSLIEPVVAQAFAHGLLAPLRSHDETGRGDLVESLRCWLEHHGHWDVAAARLGVHRHTLRNRITKAQELLGRDLDSPGVRAELWVALQAPA; encoded by the coding sequence ATGGCACTCACGCTGGCCGCGCTGGCCGCCGAGCGCCCGCTCGGGCTGCGGGTGCTGACCGGCGAAGACGTCCTCGACCGCCCGATCGGCTGGGTCCACCCGACCGAGCTGACGGACCCGCAGGCGTTCCTCGAAGGCGGCGAGCTGCTGCTCACCACCGGCCTGGCGCTGGACGAGGGGACGTCGCCTGCCTACGTCCGCCGTCTGGTCGACGCGGGGGTCGCGGGGCTCGGCTTCGGCGTCGGGCTGAGCCACGAGTCCGTCCCGCGTTCGCTGGTGGAGACGGCGGCGGCGGTGGGGCTGCCGGTGCTGGAGGTGCCGCGGAAGACGCCGTTCATCGCGATCACCCGCGCGGTTTCGCGTGCGGTGGCGGCGGACGAGTACGCGACGACGGTCCGGATCGGCCGCGCGCAACAGGAACTGACCCGCACGGCGGTCGGCCAGGGCGGCCCGGCCGGGGTGCTGCGCAAACTGGCGAAGCTGGTCGACGGCTGGGCGCTGCTGTTCGAGCGCACCACGGTCACCGAAGCGGCTCCGGCGAGCGCACGCGCGTACGGACCTTCGCTGCGTGAGGAACTCGAGCGGCTTCGCACCGGCACCCGGGTGGTGGCGCTCGACGGCCGGGAAGTCGTGCTGCAGACGTTGGACACCAGCGCGCGGCGGGTGCTCGCGGTCGGTGCGCCGCTCGACACCGCGGGACGGCATATCGTCAACACCGCCGTTTCGGTGCTTTCCCTGGCCCTGGAACAGGATCGCGCCCAGGCGACGGCGCGGCAGGCGTTGCGGACCGGGCTGCTCGAACTGCTGGCGGGCGGCCAGGCGGAGCTGGCGCTGCGGGTGCTGGCGGCCACCGGGGCCGAGCCGCCGCGGGCGCCGTGGTCGGTGCTGGTGTTCCTCGGCCCGCCCGCGGCCCGGCGCAAACTGCTCGACGCACTGGAGGACGAGGTGTTCGCGGCCCGCTCGGGAGCGTCGGTGGCGGTTTTCGGTGCCGGAGCGGTGGTCGACACGGTGGCCGAAGCGGCGTTGCGGATCGGCGGCCTGCACGGCGGGGTGGCGGGCCCGGTCTCGGCGGGCGACTTCGCGGCCGGGCTGGAGCAGGCGGAGCTGGCGGCCCGCGCGGCGGAGGCCGAGGGCAAGATCCTCGTCTCGGCGGCCGAGCACACCGGCCGCGGCCTGCTGTCCCTCATCGAGCCGGTGGTGGCCCAGGCGTTCGCGCACGGCCTGCTGGCCCCGCTGCGCAGCCACGACGAAACCGGCCGAGGTGATTTGGTGGAGTCATTGCGTTGCTGGCTGGAGCACCACGGCCACTGGGACGTGGCGGCCGCCCGGCTGGGCGTGCACCGGCACACGCTGCGGAACCGGATCACGAAGGCCCAGGAACTGCTGGGGCGGGACTTGGACTCCCCGGGGGTGCGGGCCGAGCTGTGGGTGGCGCTGCAGGCGCCCGCCTAG